Proteins co-encoded in one Cupriavidus taiwanensis genomic window:
- a CDS encoding fimbria/pilus periplasmic chaperone has product MTIKSLISAGVVALGLLSAVQAQASVVIAGTRVIYRAQESETTIKLTNEGKTPALTQAWIDKGDPRAAPAAIEVPFAVTPPVSRIDPGKGQTLRILYTGEPLAQDRESVFWLNVLEIPPKPGADQADANKLQLAFRSRIKLFFRPAGLKGTAEEAPAMIRWRVVQAGGKPALEGSNPSAYHVSFSKIELVGGGRTARFEEGGMIGPGETKSFPLTGEVPQGPDARVRFNTINDYGASARGEAALDSGAAQAL; this is encoded by the coding sequence ATGACGATCAAGTCCCTGATTTCCGCCGGCGTTGTTGCGCTGGGACTCCTGAGTGCGGTGCAAGCGCAGGCCTCCGTGGTCATCGCCGGTACGCGGGTCATCTATCGCGCGCAGGAGAGCGAGACCACCATCAAGCTGACCAACGAAGGCAAGACGCCCGCATTGACGCAGGCGTGGATCGACAAGGGCGATCCCAGGGCCGCGCCCGCCGCCATCGAAGTCCCCTTTGCCGTAACCCCGCCGGTATCGCGCATCGACCCCGGCAAGGGCCAGACGCTACGCATCCTCTACACCGGCGAGCCGCTGGCGCAGGACCGCGAATCCGTGTTCTGGCTCAACGTGCTGGAAATCCCGCCCAAGCCCGGCGCGGACCAGGCCGACGCCAACAAGCTGCAACTGGCTTTTCGCTCGCGCATCAAGCTGTTCTTCCGTCCTGCCGGCCTGAAGGGCACGGCGGAGGAAGCCCCGGCCATGATCCGCTGGCGCGTCGTCCAGGCCGGCGGCAAGCCTGCACTGGAAGGCAGCAACCCGAGCGCGTATCACGTTTCCTTCTCCAAAATCGAACTGGTCGGCGGCGGCAGGACCGCCCGCTTCGAAGAAGGCGGCATGATCGGGCCGGGCGAAACCAAAAGCTTTCCGCTGACCGGCGAGGTGCCGCAGGGGCCCGACGCCAGGGTCCGCTTCAACACCATCAATGATTACGGCGCCTCCGCACGCGGCGAAGCCGCGCTCGACAGCGGCGCCGCCCAGGCCCTCTAG
- a CDS encoding fimbrial protein, whose product MTNNKLLAALIVAGIAMGAQFAHAADGTITFNGSITAQTCKINGNGSGNHDFTVLLPTVSTSTLKQAGDVAGQTPFNIALTECTPDTGNVHTFFEAGPTTDASTGNLILDANGATNVQIRLLNGGTANTPIKAGYTNLAQNSNAVALVNGAATLWYYAQYYATGQASAGSANSSVMYSIAYE is encoded by the coding sequence ATGACCAATAACAAGCTTCTCGCCGCTCTGATCGTTGCCGGTATCGCCATGGGCGCGCAGTTTGCGCATGCCGCCGATGGCACCATCACCTTCAATGGCTCCATCACCGCCCAGACCTGCAAGATCAACGGCAACGGCAGCGGTAACCACGACTTCACCGTGCTGCTGCCGACGGTTTCCACCTCGACCCTGAAGCAAGCCGGCGATGTTGCCGGCCAGACCCCGTTCAATATCGCGCTGACCGAATGCACGCCGGATACCGGCAACGTGCATACGTTCTTTGAGGCCGGCCCGACCACGGACGCCAGCACCGGCAACCTGATTCTGGATGCGAACGGCGCCACCAACGTGCAGATCCGGCTGCTGAACGGCGGCACCGCCAACACGCCGATCAAGGCCGGCTACACCAATCTGGCGCAAAACTCGAATGCGGTTGCGCTCGTCAACGGCGCGGCCACGCTGTGGTACTACGCGCAGTACTACGCCACCGGCCAGGCGAGCGCCGGTTCCGCCAACTCCAGCGTGATGTACTCCATCGCCTACGAATAA
- a CDS encoding sensor histidine kinase → MNGWRRVRTLLPLSLFWRNFLAFWLGMAAIVGIGMALTAAMAWYRFEALDGLSPAALTADAIEVARTQGRPGLRRWLRAMDSHASALDVYIVDPALHDMLGRQLPTRLRNHLADRIVPMWRAGMNGHGVAHGPRPGARVSWWDPQPIALPDGSEALLLFLPFDSSRWEVLHLSPVALALGLFALAVSAPLCWALTRHVTGPVRRLRAATQALADGALATRTAPVLARRADELGQLARDFDAMADRLQRLVDWREQLLRNIAHELRSPLGRLRLSLELARRRDATLALQFERIERETERLDALVERTLQLARLHAMAPVRDPIDLAGLVDVIVADARFEAAARGVAIRWTAPDELIFDADAAALGSAIENILRNAIRYTEPAAPVSVTLQADAHEIRLDIVDGGPGVPAAALASLFEPFYRVRSGPGHPAGAGLGLSIAHAGIAAHGGTVSARNAQPRGLAVSVYLPRRA, encoded by the coding sequence GTGAACGGCTGGCGCCGCGTGCGCACGCTGTTGCCGCTGTCGCTGTTCTGGCGCAACTTCCTGGCGTTCTGGCTCGGCATGGCCGCGATCGTCGGCATCGGCATGGCGCTGACGGCGGCGATGGCCTGGTACCGCTTCGAGGCGCTCGACGGCCTGAGCCCTGCCGCGCTCACCGCGGACGCCATCGAGGTGGCGCGGACCCAGGGGCGTCCAGGACTGCGGCGCTGGCTGCGGGCGATGGATTCACATGCCTCGGCGCTGGACGTCTATATCGTCGACCCCGCGCTGCACGACATGCTCGGCCGCCAACTGCCGACGCGGCTGCGCAACCATCTGGCCGACCGCATCGTGCCGATGTGGCGCGCCGGCATGAACGGCCATGGGGTCGCGCACGGGCCGCGGCCCGGCGCGCGCGTGTCATGGTGGGACCCGCAACCGATCGCGCTGCCGGACGGCAGCGAGGCGCTGCTGCTGTTCCTGCCGTTCGACTCGTCGCGCTGGGAGGTGCTGCACCTGTCGCCGGTGGCGCTGGCGCTCGGCCTGTTCGCGCTGGCGGTGTCGGCGCCGCTGTGCTGGGCCCTGACGCGGCACGTGACCGGCCCGGTGCGGCGCCTGCGCGCAGCCACGCAGGCGCTCGCCGATGGCGCGCTGGCCACGCGCACGGCGCCCGTGCTGGCCCGCCGCGCCGACGAGCTTGGCCAGCTCGCGCGCGATTTCGACGCCATGGCCGACCGGCTGCAGCGCCTGGTGGACTGGCGCGAGCAGTTGTTGCGCAATATTGCGCATGAGCTGCGTTCGCCGCTGGGCCGGCTGCGCCTGTCGCTGGAGCTGGCGCGCCGGCGCGATGCCACGCTCGCGCTGCAGTTCGAGCGCATCGAGCGCGAGACCGAGCGGCTCGATGCCCTGGTCGAGCGCACGCTGCAGCTGGCGCGGCTGCATGCGATGGCGCCGGTGCGCGACCCCATCGACCTCGCCGGACTGGTCGACGTGATCGTCGCCGATGCACGCTTCGAGGCCGCGGCCCGCGGCGTGGCGATCCGCTGGACCGCGCCCGACGAACTGATCTTCGACGCCGATGCCGCGGCGCTGGGCAGCGCGATCGAGAACATCCTGCGCAATGCCATCCGCTACACCGAACCGGCCGCGCCGGTGAGCGTGACGCTGCAGGCCGACGCGCACGAGATCCGCCTCGATATCGTCGACGGTGGCCCCGGCGTGCCGGCCGCAGCGCTGGCAAGCCTGTTCGAACCGTTCTATCGCGTGCGCAGCGGCCCCGGCCATCCGGCCGGCGCCGGGCTCGGGCTCAGCATCGCGCATGCGGGTATCGCTGCGCATGGCGGCACGGTATCCGCCCGCAATGCACAGCCGCGCGGGCTGGCGGTATCGGTGTACCTGCCACGCCGGGCCTGA
- a CDS encoding response regulator transcription factor, which produces MLMCSHTPPARVLLIDDDLELAQMLREYLEPDHCTVTLAHTREQGETLLARNDYDVALLDLMLPDGNGLELLRLHRARSQRPVIMFTAHGDETDRVLGLELGADDYLSKPFSPRELRARMHAVLRRFQCATPATGASPWLEAGALRLNPASGEAVHGAARARLTGAEQRVLEILVRSAGRVVAREEIGRFALGRAPERYDRSLDTHISALRRKLALDGAASPLRIRNLRGQGYLLVQAP; this is translated from the coding sequence ATGCTGATGTGCTCTCACACGCCGCCCGCGCGCGTGCTGCTGATCGACGACGACCTGGAACTGGCGCAGATGCTGCGCGAATACCTGGAGCCCGACCACTGCACCGTCACGCTGGCGCACACCCGCGAGCAGGGCGAGACCCTGCTCGCCCGCAATGACTACGACGTTGCGCTGCTGGACCTGATGCTGCCCGACGGCAACGGCCTGGAGCTGCTGCGCCTGCACCGCGCGCGCTCGCAGCGCCCGGTGATCATGTTTACCGCGCATGGCGACGAGACCGACCGCGTGCTCGGACTGGAACTCGGCGCCGACGATTACCTGAGCAAGCCCTTCAGCCCGCGCGAACTGCGCGCGCGCATGCACGCCGTGCTGCGCCGGTTCCAGTGCGCCACGCCGGCCACCGGCGCCAGCCCGTGGCTGGAGGCCGGCGCGCTGCGCCTGAACCCGGCTTCGGGCGAAGCCGTGCACGGCGCGGCGCGGGCCAGGCTGACCGGTGCCGAGCAGCGCGTGCTGGAAATCCTGGTGCGCTCGGCAGGGCGGGTGGTCGCGCGGGAGGAAATCGGGCGCTTCGCGCTGGGGCGCGCTCCCGAGCGCTACGACCGCAGCCTCGACACCCACATCAGCGCGCTGCGCCGCAAGCTGGCGCTCGACGGCGCTGCGTCGCCGCTGCGGATCCGCAACCTGCGCGGCCAGGGCTACCTGCTGGTACAGGCACCGTGA
- a CDS encoding ligand-gated channel protein, with translation MLRGQWTKGLAAVCAASGMTGAWAQAQEPRADATLATVVVTAAGSAQDIRDAPASISVVTRSELENKAYRDLNDALVEVPGVIVSGGGDRTDISLRGMGAKYTQVLIDGKRQSSRETRTNSDSSGVESSWTPPLAAIERIEVVRGPMSSLYGSDAMGGVVNIITRKVPKQWTGELRGDATLQQHSDSGNQYQGNFYLAGPLKSDLLGLQLYGQSTHRLEDEIDYGFRGRRAESLTAKLALTPTRQHDIVFEATGMRQQRSETVGKTVPPLPPGTPCPRTGCPASSETDYRSEKYALSHTGRWGFGVSDSYLQQEEFDNRSRRMKIKNLDARTSWAMPLGNHMLSVGAEYLNQRLNDQTGNQIAGGPNRVERYQWALFAEDEWRLAQSFALTGGVRMDHDQNFGQHYSPRLYGVWHAAERWTVKGGVSTGFRAPDLRQTVAGWGQTSRGGNMYGNPDLKPETMVSQELGLLYDKGNGLQAGVTLFNNDFKDKITRVACPLTQCTDGPNQFGAAPTTYMNVDRAYSRGVEASLRWPIAQAWSLTGSYTYTRSEQKSGQYQGQPLNQLPMHLLVATLNWRPSEKLNAWARVNYRGKESQPITGPSSSTVVAPSYTFVDLGATYSVTRNVSVFAGIYNLFDKQVNYTDYGYVEDGRRYWMSVAVKF, from the coding sequence ATGTTGCGGGGACAGTGGACCAAGGGGCTGGCGGCGGTCTGCGCGGCCTCGGGCATGACCGGGGCCTGGGCCCAGGCCCAGGAACCCAGGGCGGATGCCACCCTCGCCACCGTGGTGGTGACTGCCGCGGGCAGCGCGCAGGATATCCGCGATGCGCCCGCGTCGATCAGCGTGGTCACGCGTTCGGAACTGGAGAACAAGGCTTACCGCGACCTCAACGACGCGCTGGTCGAAGTGCCGGGCGTGATCGTCAGCGGCGGCGGCGACCGCACCGATATCAGCCTGCGCGGCATGGGCGCCAAGTACACCCAGGTACTGATCGACGGCAAGCGCCAGAGTTCGCGCGAAACCCGCACCAATTCCGACTCGTCCGGCGTCGAGAGCAGCTGGACTCCGCCGCTGGCCGCGATCGAGCGGATCGAGGTGGTGCGCGGGCCGATGTCGTCGCTGTATGGCTCCGATGCCATGGGCGGCGTGGTCAACATCATCACGCGCAAGGTGCCGAAGCAATGGACCGGCGAGCTGCGCGGCGATGCCACGCTGCAGCAGCACAGCGACTCGGGCAACCAGTACCAGGGCAATTTCTACCTGGCCGGCCCGCTCAAGAGCGACCTGCTGGGGCTGCAGTTATACGGCCAGAGCACGCATCGCCTCGAGGACGAGATCGATTACGGCTTCCGCGGCCGCCGCGCCGAGAGCCTGACCGCCAAGCTGGCGCTGACGCCCACGCGCCAGCACGACATCGTGTTCGAGGCCACCGGCATGCGCCAGCAACGCAGCGAGACCGTGGGCAAGACCGTGCCGCCGCTGCCGCCCGGCACGCCGTGCCCGCGCACCGGCTGCCCCGCCTCGTCCGAGACCGACTACCGCAGCGAGAAATACGCGTTGTCGCACACCGGCCGCTGGGGCTTCGGCGTCTCCGACAGCTATCTCCAGCAGGAGGAGTTCGACAACCGCAGCCGCCGGATGAAGATCAAGAACCTGGATGCGCGCACCAGCTGGGCCATGCCGCTGGGCAACCACATGCTGTCGGTTGGCGCCGAATACCTGAACCAGCGCCTGAACGACCAGACCGGCAACCAGATCGCGGGCGGCCCGAACCGGGTCGAGCGCTACCAGTGGGCGCTGTTTGCCGAGGACGAATGGCGCCTGGCGCAGAGCTTTGCGCTGACCGGCGGCGTGCGCATGGACCATGACCAGAACTTCGGCCAGCACTACAGCCCGCGCCTGTACGGCGTCTGGCATGCGGCCGAGCGCTGGACCGTCAAGGGCGGCGTGTCCACCGGCTTCCGCGCGCCGGACCTGCGCCAGACCGTGGCCGGCTGGGGCCAGACCAGCCGCGGCGGCAACATGTACGGCAACCCGGACCTGAAGCCCGAGACCATGGTGTCGCAGGAACTGGGCCTGCTCTACGACAAGGGCAACGGCCTGCAGGCCGGCGTGACGCTGTTCAACAACGACTTCAAGGACAAGATCACGCGCGTGGCCTGCCCGCTCACGCAATGCACCGACGGTCCCAACCAGTTCGGCGCCGCCCCGACCACGTACATGAACGTGGACCGCGCCTACTCGCGCGGCGTCGAAGCCAGCCTGCGCTGGCCCATCGCGCAGGCGTGGTCGCTGACCGGCAGCTACACCTACACCCGCTCGGAACAGAAATCCGGCCAGTACCAGGGCCAGCCGCTGAACCAGTTGCCGATGCACCTGCTGGTGGCCACGCTGAACTGGCGCCCGTCCGAAAAGCTCAACGCCTGGGCCCGCGTCAACTACCGCGGCAAGGAGAGCCAGCCGATCACCGGGCCGTCTTCCAGCACCGTGGTGGCGCCGTCATACACCTTTGTCGACCTGGGCGCGACCTACTCGGTGACCAGGAACGTGTCGGTGTTCGCCGGCATCTACAACCTCTTCGACAAGCAGGTGAACTACACCGACTACGGCTATGTCGAGGACGGCCGGCGCTACTGGATGAGCGTGGCGGTCAAGTTCTGA
- the treF gene encoding alpha,alpha-trehalase TreF translates to MRPTGKPDSQPAAPPSAAASGSTVPRSAPATPDGAGAVAGPAAAPGKIHAAAQPYLITHRDCPPPHALPGCACADMLSPAARYCELFVDVQHSGLFADSKTFPDCIPNCDPALIVARYRDTRDTPGFSLADFVQAYFTRATVPDSHYVSDPASTLREHIDGLWPVLTRAPVAHPPLSSLLPLPHRYVVPGGRFGELYYWDSYFTMQGLAPSGHGDLMVEMTRNFAYLIDTYGLVPNGTRNYYLSRSQPPVFALMVDLLEREQLASALDFLPQLRREYAFWMDGADGLCPGHAHRRMVCLPDGALLNRYWDDRPWPREEAFLEDMETALRSGRPHHMVFRDLRAAAESGWDFSSRWLEAPDPAAGQPADLATIRTTAMLPVDLNALLWHLETRLAALCERAGDAAAEDYRAAAQRREAAILQYLWDEAAGVFVDYDWCRGAPRRYLTAATVMPLYLGLATPAQAQAVAHAVQQRLLVDGGLATTECTSGQQWDHPNGWAPLQWLAVCGLERYGHEALAREIAQRWLATVASLYTHECKLVEKYRIRRIEGAAQGGGGGEYPLQDGFGWTNAVAGALMARYGEVPARCRADDVAA, encoded by the coding sequence ATGCGGCCGACCGGCAAGCCCGATTCCCAACCCGCGGCGCCGCCGTCGGCCGCCGCCAGCGGCAGCACGGTGCCGCGCAGCGCTCCGGCCACGCCCGACGGGGCCGGCGCCGTGGCCGGGCCGGCCGCGGCGCCCGGCAAGATCCACGCGGCGGCGCAGCCGTATCTGATCACGCACCGCGACTGCCCGCCGCCGCACGCGCTGCCGGGCTGCGCCTGCGCCGACATGCTGTCGCCGGCGGCGCGCTATTGCGAACTGTTCGTCGACGTCCAGCACAGCGGCCTGTTCGCCGACAGCAAGACCTTCCCGGACTGCATTCCCAATTGCGATCCGGCCCTGATCGTGGCGCGCTATCGCGACACCCGCGACACGCCCGGCTTCTCGCTGGCGGATTTCGTGCAGGCGTACTTCACCCGCGCCACCGTGCCGGACAGCCATTACGTGTCCGATCCGGCCAGCACCCTGCGCGAGCATATCGACGGCCTGTGGCCGGTGCTGACGCGCGCGCCCGTGGCTCATCCGCCGCTGTCGTCGCTGTTGCCGCTGCCGCACCGCTACGTGGTGCCGGGCGGGCGCTTCGGTGAACTCTATTACTGGGATTCCTACTTCACCATGCAGGGCCTGGCCCCCAGCGGGCACGGCGACCTGATGGTGGAGATGACGCGGAATTTTGCCTACCTGATCGATACCTACGGCCTGGTGCCGAACGGCACCCGCAACTACTACCTGAGCCGCTCGCAGCCGCCGGTGTTTGCGCTGATGGTGGATCTGCTCGAGCGCGAGCAACTGGCCAGCGCGCTCGACTTCCTGCCGCAGCTGCGCCGCGAATACGCGTTCTGGATGGACGGCGCCGACGGCCTGTGTCCCGGCCACGCGCACCGCCGCATGGTCTGCCTGCCCGACGGCGCGCTGCTCAACCGCTACTGGGACGACCGCCCATGGCCGCGCGAGGAGGCGTTCCTGGAAGACATGGAGACCGCGCTGCGCAGCGGTCGGCCGCACCATATGGTGTTCCGCGACCTGCGCGCCGCGGCCGAGTCAGGCTGGGACTTCAGCTCGCGCTGGCTGGAGGCGCCTGATCCGGCCGCCGGCCAGCCCGCTGACCTGGCCACCATCCGCACCACGGCGATGCTGCCGGTCGATCTCAATGCGCTGCTGTGGCACCTGGAAACACGGCTTGCGGCGCTGTGCGAGCGCGCCGGCGATGCCGCGGCGGAGGATTACCGCGCCGCGGCGCAGCGGCGCGAGGCCGCCATCCTGCAGTACCTGTGGGACGAGGCCGCCGGCGTCTTCGTCGACTACGACTGGTGCCGCGGCGCGCCGCGCCGGTACCTCACCGCGGCCACCGTGATGCCGCTCTATCTCGGCCTGGCCACTCCGGCGCAGGCGCAAGCGGTGGCGCATGCGGTGCAGCAGCGGCTGCTGGTGGACGGCGGCCTGGCCACCACGGAGTGCACCTCGGGCCAGCAATGGGACCATCCCAATGGCTGGGCCCCGCTGCAATGGCTGGCGGTGTGCGGCCTGGAGCGCTATGGCCACGAGGCCCTCGCGCGCGAGATTGCGCAACGCTGGCTGGCCACCGTGGCCAGCCTGTACACCCACGAATGCAAGCTGGTCGAGAAGTACCGCATCCGGCGTATCGAAGGTGCCGCCCAGGGCGGGGGCGGCGGCGAGTATCCGCTGCAGGACGGCTTCGGCTGGACCAACGCGGTTGCCGGGGCGCTGATGGCACGCTACGGCGAGGTGCCGGCAAGGTGCCGCGCGGATGACGTGGCGGCCTGA
- the mdtD gene encoding multidrug transporter subunit MdtD, with translation MTSPAPDDRTRRIMLWVVAVGFFMQTLDSTIVNTALPSMAHSLGESPLRMQSVVIAYSLTMAVIIPASGWLADRFGTRTIFQTAIALFVAGSLLCAYAPTLNFLIGARVVQGVGGAMLLPVGRLSVLRTFPREQYLQALSFVAIPGMIGPLIGPTLGGWLTQALSWHWIFLINVPVGVAGALATVRYMPNARLAGVGRFDIAGYLLLATAMLALSFSLDGLAGLGFQHATVLMLLIASMAALTAYGLHANRRKQPLFPLRLFRIHSFSVGLLGNLFARIGNGSMPFLIPLTLQVSLGYAPLDAGLMMLPVTAAGMASKRLATRLIQRHGYRRVLVSNTFVVGVVMAAFALITPQLPLWLLVPLLALFGMVNSIQFTAMNTVTLKDLSGAGASSGNSMLSMVQMLSMSLAVTAAGALLATFQYRFGGDPAAVLPAFHATFVCMGLITCASAWIFMQLGVREAAPAIPVQHGEKEV, from the coding sequence ATGACCTCGCCCGCGCCCGACGACCGCACCCGCCGCATCATGCTGTGGGTGGTGGCGGTCGGCTTCTTCATGCAGACGCTGGACTCGACCATCGTCAACACCGCGCTGCCGTCGATGGCGCATAGCCTGGGCGAGAGTCCGCTGCGGATGCAGTCGGTGGTGATCGCCTACTCGCTGACGATGGCGGTGATCATCCCGGCCTCGGGCTGGCTGGCCGACCGCTTCGGCACCCGCACCATCTTCCAGACCGCGATCGCGCTGTTCGTGGCGGGCTCGCTGCTGTGCGCTTACGCGCCCACCCTCAACTTCCTGATCGGCGCGCGCGTGGTGCAGGGCGTGGGCGGCGCGATGCTGCTGCCGGTGGGGCGGCTCTCGGTGCTGCGCACCTTTCCGCGCGAGCAGTACCTGCAGGCGCTGAGCTTCGTCGCCATCCCCGGCATGATCGGGCCGCTGATCGGCCCCACCCTGGGCGGCTGGCTGACCCAGGCGCTGTCCTGGCACTGGATCTTCCTGATCAACGTGCCGGTCGGCGTGGCGGGCGCACTCGCCACCGTGCGCTACATGCCCAATGCGCGGCTGGCCGGGGTCGGCCGCTTCGACATCGCGGGCTACCTGCTGCTGGCCACCGCCATGCTGGCGCTGTCGTTCTCGCTCGACGGACTGGCCGGGCTGGGCTTCCAGCACGCCACCGTGCTGATGCTGCTGATCGCCAGCATGGCCGCGCTGACCGCCTACGGGCTGCATGCCAACCGTCGCAAGCAGCCGCTGTTCCCGCTGCGGCTGTTCCGCATCCACAGCTTCAGCGTCGGGCTGCTGGGCAACCTGTTCGCGCGCATCGGCAACGGCTCGATGCCGTTCCTGATCCCGCTGACGCTGCAGGTCAGCCTGGGCTATGCGCCGCTGGACGCCGGCCTGATGATGCTGCCGGTCACCGCGGCCGGCATGGCCTCCAAGCGGCTCGCCACGCGGCTGATCCAGCGCCATGGCTACCGGCGCGTGCTGGTGTCGAACACCTTCGTGGTGGGCGTGGTGATGGCGGCCTTCGCGCTGATCACGCCGCAGTTGCCGCTGTGGCTGCTGGTGCCGCTGCTGGCGTTGTTCGGCATGGTCAATTCGATCCAGTTCACGGCGATGAACACGGTCACGCTGAAGGACCTCAGCGGCGCCGGGGCCAGCAGCGGCAACAGCATGCTGTCGATGGTGCAGATGCTGTCGATGAGCCTGGCGGTGACGGCCGCCGGGGCGTTGCTGGCGACGTTCCAGTACCGCTTTGGCGGCGATCCCGCCGCAGTGCTGCCGGCCTTCCATGCCACCTTTGTCTGCATGGGGCTGATCACCTGCGCGTCGGCCTGGATCTTCATGCAGCTGGGCGTGCGCGAGGCGGCGCCGGCGATCCCGGTGCAGCACGGCGAGAAGGAGGTGTAG
- a CDS encoding TonB-dependent receptor family protein: MNPGGRQIPAMRQQRRSHSRFSAASRLGCAVLMVAGATARAADAPGSALAAATGETLPDVVVSATRSEQRRFDAPAAVDSVPVDPLRSATPLVNLSEVLAGVPGVAVRDRQNYAQDLQLAVRGFGTRSTFGVRGVRLYVDGIPATMPDGQGQASTADLANASRVEVLRGPFAQLYGNASGGVVQVFTPDPPRDGFTGRVSTGFGADGQWQAGVALAGGNDRLGGSLDAWTYQTDGYREHSAARRYQLNARVVAQPAGGTRVTGQFNYFNQPLAQDPLGLTRAQADANPRQAVAAATQFDTGKSVEQAQAGVVVEHQLSGTDSLSARLYGGTRNLYQRLGFSGAAPASSGGIVDLDRTFGGAALSWSRRTTTAAGLPLLWSAGLEANGMRDGRNGYVNQNGTQRALRRDETNTATDLGAFAQFDWSFHPAWQLVGGARASRVRLGIDDHFVTAASPDDSGHARYGNVSPVLGVVWHALDSLNLYANLGRGFETPTLTEVAYGPGGVGSNLGLQASTSRQGEIGIKWQAAAQRLEAALFDADSHDEVVPQSNNAGRTVYQNVSGVRRRGLELGWRGGFLGPVGTPGQDGGSRVEAGLAYTWLDAYFGDGFINAQGQPVAAGNRLPGTARHSLAAELSWRPLAPLTLGAELRVDSRVYADDLNTQAAPGYAVINLRAGYALRIGATRLYLFGRIDNLADRRYIGSVIVNEANGRYFEPAPGRRFFIGLRAAL, translated from the coding sequence ATGAACCCAGGCGGCAGGCAGATCCCTGCGATGCGGCAGCAGCGCCGTTCCCACTCTCGTTTTTCCGCGGCCTCCCGGCTGGGGTGCGCGGTACTGATGGTGGCCGGCGCCACCGCGCGAGCCGCCGATGCGCCCGGCTCGGCCCTCGCCGCAGCCACCGGCGAGACCCTGCCGGACGTGGTGGTCAGCGCCACCCGCAGCGAGCAACGCCGTTTCGACGCGCCCGCCGCGGTCGACAGCGTGCCGGTCGACCCGCTGCGCAGCGCCACGCCGCTGGTGAACCTGTCGGAGGTGCTCGCCGGCGTGCCGGGCGTGGCGGTGCGCGATCGGCAGAACTATGCGCAGGACCTGCAGCTGGCGGTGCGCGGCTTCGGCACTCGCTCGACCTTCGGCGTGCGCGGCGTGCGGCTGTATGTCGACGGCATTCCCGCCACCATGCCGGACGGGCAGGGGCAGGCGTCGACGGCGGACCTGGCCAATGCCAGCCGGGTCGAGGTGCTGCGCGGCCCGTTCGCGCAGCTGTATGGCAACGCCTCGGGCGGGGTGGTGCAGGTGTTCACGCCCGATCCGCCCAGGGATGGGTTCACCGGGCGGGTCTCGACCGGCTTCGGCGCTGACGGCCAGTGGCAGGCCGGCGTGGCGCTGGCCGGTGGCAATGACCGGCTCGGCGGCTCGCTCGATGCGTGGACCTACCAGACCGACGGCTATCGCGAGCACAGCGCGGCGCGCCGCTACCAGCTCAATGCCAGGGTGGTGGCGCAGCCCGCCGGCGGCACGCGCGTGACCGGCCAGTTCAATTACTTCAACCAGCCGCTGGCGCAGGACCCGCTCGGCCTGACCCGCGCGCAGGCCGATGCCAACCCGCGCCAGGCGGTGGCCGCGGCCACCCAGTTCGATACCGGCAAGAGCGTCGAGCAGGCCCAGGCCGGGGTGGTGGTGGAGCACCAGCTCAGCGGCACCGACAGCCTGTCGGCACGGCTGTACGGCGGCACCCGCAACCTCTACCAGCGGCTGGGCTTCAGCGGCGCCGCCCCGGCCTCATCCGGCGGCATCGTCGATCTCGACCGTACTTTCGGCGGCGCCGCGCTGTCCTGGAGCCGGCGCACCACCACTGCCGCGGGCCTGCCCTTGCTGTGGAGTGCCGGGCTCGAAGCCAACGGCATGCGCGACGGCCGCAACGGCTACGTCAACCAGAACGGCACGCAGCGGGCGCTGCGCCGCGATGAGACCAATACCGCGACCGACCTCGGCGCCTTCGCGCAGTTCGACTGGAGCTTCCATCCGGCCTGGCAACTGGTGGGCGGAGCGCGCGCCAGCCGGGTGCGGCTGGGCATCGACGACCATTTCGTCACCGCGGCCAGCCCCGACGACAGCGGCCACGCCCGCTACGGCAATGTCAGCCCCGTGCTCGGCGTGGTCTGGCATGCGCTGGATTCGCTCAACCTCTACGCCAACCTCGGCCGCGGCTTCGAGACCCCGACGCTGACCGAGGTCGCCTACGGCCCCGGCGGCGTCGGCAGCAACCTGGGCCTGCAGGCATCGACCAGCCGCCAGGGCGAGATCGGCATCAAGTGGCAGGCGGCGGCGCAGCGGCTGGAAGCGGCGCTGTTCGATGCCGACAGCCACGACGAGGTGGTGCCGCAATCGAACAATGCCGGGCGCACCGTCTACCAGAATGTTAGCGGCGTGCGCCGGCGCGGGCTGGAGCTGGGCTGGCGTGGCGGCTTTCTGGGCCCGGTCGGCACGCCGGGCCAGGACGGCGGCAGCCGGGTCGAGGCGGGGCTGGCCTATACCTGGCTCGATGCGTACTTCGGCGATGGCTTTATCAACGCGCAGGGCCAGCCCGTGGCGGCCGGCAACCGCCTGCCCGGCACCGCGCGCCACAGCCTGGCCGCCGAGCTGTCGTGGCGGCCGCTCGCGCCGCTGACGCTGGGGGCCGAGTTGCGCGTCGACAGCCGGGTCTATGCCGACGACCTCAACACCCAGGCGGCGCCAGGCTATGCCGTGATCAACCTGCGCGCCGGCTATGCCTTGCGCATCGGGGCGACGCGCCTCTACCTGTTCGGGCGCATCGACAACCTGGCCGACCGGCGCTACATCGGCTCTGTGATCGTCAACGAGGCCAACGGACGCTACTTCGAGCCGGCACCGGGCCGGCGCTTCTTCATCGGGCTGCGCGCCGCGCTGTAA